The following proteins come from a genomic window of Leptospira neocaledonica:
- a CDS encoding LytR/AlgR family response regulator transcription factor yields the protein MVRAVLVEDDKLMARTIQHYCREAFGKSLVSLKTFDELTPALYSIRENPIDLLLLDINLKGQSGYEILKLPEKDSFYTIVISSDKQNAVSAFDFGVLDFVAKPFTRERFIAAIDRMKSASASKADSMRKNSISLKKDGMIEVIRFQDILYLEASGNFTEIHLKSGRKELIRKTMESVLSELNSDFFRSHRSFIINLSEVKKILHGKGNHFKVLLGDSAEVALSRSNYNTLKDMLG from the coding sequence ATGGTGAGAGCTGTTCTAGTCGAAGATGATAAATTGATGGCAAGGACCATCCAACATTATTGCAGAGAGGCATTTGGAAAAAGCCTAGTCTCTCTCAAAACCTTCGATGAATTAACTCCTGCTCTTTATAGTATTCGAGAAAATCCAATCGACCTTCTTCTTTTGGATATCAATCTTAAAGGACAATCAGGATACGAGATACTTAAGCTCCCGGAAAAAGATTCCTTTTATACGATTGTGATCTCTTCGGATAAGCAGAACGCAGTAAGCGCCTTTGATTTTGGCGTTTTGGACTTTGTGGCAAAACCATTCACTAGAGAAAGATTTATCGCTGCGATAGATCGTATGAAGTCTGCTTCCGCTTCTAAGGCGGATTCTATGCGCAAAAATAGTATCTCTCTCAAAAAAGACGGGATGATAGAAGTGATCCGATTCCAGGATATTCTATATCTTGAAGCTTCGGGTAATTTTACCGAGATCCATCTAAAGTCTGGGAGAAAAGAGCTGATACGCAAAACTATGGAATCAGTTCTTTCAGAACTCAATTCCGATTTTTTCCGTTCTCATAGATCTTTTATCATCAATCTTTCCGAAGTGAAGAAGATACTACATGGAAAAGGAAACCATTTCAAAGTTCTTCTAGGTGATTCTGCAGAAGTTGCTTTATCCAGATCAAATTATAATACCCTAAAAGATATGTTGGGTTGA
- a CDS encoding vitamin B12-dependent ribonucleotide reductase, which yields MKLNKHFTSPEKGFSKDLNWVKRNSKISNPDGSVVFEAKDILVPDQWSQVAVDILAQKYFRRKGVPKYLKKVDEKGIPEWLQRSEPDTEKLSSLKAEDRFGGEASAQEVFHRLAGCWTYWGYKYGYFSDEESAKTFYEEVSFMLASQMSAPNSPQWFNTGLHWAYGIDGKSQGHFYVDPTSGKLVKSASAYEHPQPHACFIQSVDDDLVNEGGIMDLWVREARLFKYGSGTGTNFSNLRAENESLSGGGKSSGLMSFLKIGDRAAGAIKSGGTTRRAAKMVCLDVDHPDIDRFVDWKVEEEKKVASLVTGSILNNRHLNAIMKACYEMEGEDRFEPKKNAALKKTIVEAKKVLIPDNYIKRVIDLARQGYRELIFEELTTDWQSEAYNTVSGQNSNNSVRLPNEFMTAVEQDLPWHLYNRTEKEKALKEKRAAKPAKTIRARDLWDRISFAAWSSADPGTQYHTTINEWHTCPEDGNINASNPCSEYMFLDNTACNLASANLQKFVDPETLVFDVESFRYLCRLWTIILEISVTMAQFPSREIAELSYKFRTLGLGYANLGSALMIMGIPYDSKEAMAITGAITSIMHMTAYATSAEMAKELGPFPGYEKNKKHMLRVLRNHKRAAYNVPSEDYEGLTITPVGIDPAYCPSYLLKAAQEDSDNAVSLGEAHGYRNAQVTVIAPTGTIGLVMDCDTTGIEPDFALVKFKKLAGGGYFKIINQSVPLALRKLGYSPSEIESIVNYCKGHATLNGAPVINTQSLKEKGFTNEILEKVEASLPYAFDINFAFNKFNLGENFLQKNLGIAKETYDSFTFNLLEHLGFSKDEINKANDYVCGTMTIENAPYLKEKDYPVFDCANKCGKYGKRYLSYESHIRTMAAAQPFISGAISKTINLPEDATIEDIKNAYYISWKMMVKANALYRDGSKLSQPLNSVLELLNGIELEEQEEIAEAAVAKDPSQFAEKIVYKYISHRRKLPNRRAGYTQKAVVGGHKVYLRTGEYEDGQLGEIFVDMHKEGAAFRSLMNAFAISVSLGLQHGVPLEEFVDAFTFFKFEPNGIVTGNKHIKMSTSVIDFIFRELAITYLGRYDLGQVAPEDLRGDEIGSRKSSESIQPKAPVQPVASAVVETAPASEPETISYSQMMRTEKPSSGIALMEEIKMARIKGYTGDSCTECGSFEMVRNGSCLKCMSCGATTGCS from the coding sequence ATGAAGCTAAATAAACATTTCACTTCACCTGAGAAGGGATTTTCCAAGGACTTAAATTGGGTTAAAAGGAATTCTAAAATTTCTAACCCGGATGGTTCTGTCGTTTTCGAAGCTAAGGACATTCTTGTTCCGGACCAATGGTCTCAAGTTGCAGTAGATATTCTTGCCCAGAAGTATTTCAGACGCAAAGGAGTGCCAAAATACTTAAAAAAAGTAGATGAAAAAGGCATTCCAGAATGGTTACAACGCTCTGAACCAGACACTGAAAAACTTTCTTCTTTAAAAGCAGAAGATCGTTTCGGTGGAGAGGCTTCCGCACAGGAAGTTTTCCATCGTTTAGCGGGCTGCTGGACCTATTGGGGATATAAATACGGTTATTTTTCAGACGAAGAAAGCGCTAAAACTTTCTACGAAGAAGTCTCTTTCATGCTGGCTTCTCAAATGTCCGCTCCTAACTCCCCTCAGTGGTTCAATACTGGATTACATTGGGCGTATGGGATCGACGGTAAATCCCAAGGACATTTCTATGTGGATCCTACCAGTGGAAAATTGGTAAAATCTGCTTCCGCATACGAACATCCACAACCTCATGCATGTTTTATCCAAAGTGTAGATGATGATCTAGTCAATGAAGGTGGTATCATGGATCTTTGGGTCCGTGAGGCTCGCCTATTCAAATACGGTTCCGGAACAGGAACCAACTTCTCTAACCTGAGAGCGGAAAACGAATCCCTTTCTGGTGGAGGAAAAAGTTCCGGTTTAATGAGTTTCTTAAAGATCGGAGACCGTGCTGCCGGTGCGATCAAGTCTGGCGGGACCACTCGTCGTGCTGCTAAAATGGTATGTTTGGATGTAGATCATCCGGATATCGATCGTTTCGTAGATTGGAAAGTAGAAGAAGAGAAAAAAGTAGCTTCTCTTGTAACTGGATCCATTCTGAACAACAGACATCTGAATGCGATCATGAAAGCTTGTTACGAGATGGAGGGAGAGGATCGTTTCGAACCTAAAAAGAATGCCGCTCTTAAGAAAACCATCGTAGAAGCTAAGAAAGTTTTAATTCCAGACAATTATATCAAAAGAGTGATCGATCTTGCCAGACAAGGATACAGAGAACTTATATTCGAAGAGTTAACCACAGACTGGCAATCAGAAGCATACAATACCGTTTCCGGACAAAACAGCAATAACTCTGTTCGCCTTCCGAATGAGTTCATGACTGCTGTAGAACAAGATCTTCCTTGGCATTTATATAACAGAACTGAAAAGGAAAAAGCTCTCAAAGAAAAAAGAGCTGCTAAACCTGCAAAAACCATTAGAGCAAGAGATCTTTGGGATAGAATTTCTTTTGCAGCTTGGTCTTCTGCTGACCCTGGAACACAGTATCATACTACCATCAACGAATGGCATACTTGTCCGGAAGATGGAAACATTAATGCTTCCAACCCATGTTCAGAGTACATGTTCTTGGACAATACTGCATGTAACTTGGCTTCTGCGAACTTACAGAAATTTGTAGATCCTGAAACTCTTGTTTTCGATGTAGAAAGTTTCCGTTATCTTTGCCGCCTTTGGACAATCATCTTAGAGATTTCCGTGACCATGGCTCAGTTCCCTTCTAGAGAAATTGCAGAACTTTCTTATAAGTTCAGAACTCTTGGGCTCGGATATGCAAACCTTGGTTCTGCATTGATGATCATGGGAATTCCATATGATTCCAAGGAAGCAATGGCGATCACTGGTGCCATCACTTCTATCATGCATATGACCGCTTATGCTACTTCTGCGGAAATGGCAAAAGAGCTCGGACCATTTCCTGGTTATGAGAAGAACAAAAAGCATATGCTTAGAGTTCTAAGAAACCACAAAAGAGCGGCGTATAATGTTCCTTCTGAAGATTACGAAGGTTTGACCATCACTCCTGTAGGAATTGATCCTGCATACTGCCCTTCTTACCTTTTGAAAGCAGCTCAAGAAGATTCTGATAATGCAGTTTCTTTAGGAGAAGCTCATGGATACAGAAACGCACAAGTTACAGTAATCGCACCAACAGGAACTATCGGTCTTGTAATGGATTGTGATACTACTGGTATCGAGCCTGATTTTGCTTTGGTGAAATTCAAAAAATTAGCGGGTGGTGGTTATTTCAAAATTATCAACCAATCCGTTCCTTTGGCTCTTCGTAAACTTGGATACTCCCCTTCCGAAATCGAATCTATCGTGAATTATTGTAAAGGACATGCTACCTTAAACGGAGCTCCTGTAATCAATACACAAAGCCTGAAAGAAAAAGGTTTCACGAACGAAATCTTGGAAAAAGTAGAAGCTTCTCTTCCTTACGCGTTTGATATTAATTTTGCATTTAATAAGTTTAACTTAGGTGAGAATTTCTTACAAAAGAACTTAGGGATCGCAAAAGAAACGTATGATTCTTTCACATTCAATTTGCTCGAACATTTAGGTTTCTCTAAAGATGAGATCAATAAAGCAAATGATTATGTTTGTGGAACAATGACCATCGAGAACGCTCCTTACTTAAAAGAGAAAGATTACCCTGTATTCGATTGTGCGAACAAATGTGGTAAATACGGAAAGCGTTATCTTTCTTATGAGTCTCATATCCGCACTATGGCTGCAGCTCAGCCTTTCATCAGCGGTGCGATCTCTAAGACGATCAACCTTCCAGAAGATGCAACTATTGAAGATATCAAAAACGCATATTATATCTCTTGGAAAATGATGGTAAAAGCGAATGCACTTTACCGTGACGGATCTAAACTTTCTCAGCCTTTGAACTCCGTATTGGAACTTCTAAATGGAATCGAGTTAGAAGAACAAGAAGAGATCGCAGAAGCTGCGGTTGCTAAAGATCCTTCTCAATTTGCAGAAAAGATCGTTTATAAATATATCTCTCATAGACGTAAACTTCCTAACAGAAGAGCCGGTTATACTCAAAAAGCAGTTGTTGGCGGTCACAAAGTTTATTTAAGAACTGGTGAATACGAAGACGGACAACTCGGAGAGATCTTCGTGGATATGCACAAAGAAGGTGCAGCATTCAGAAGTTTGATGAACGCATTTGCGATTTCAGTATCTCTTGGTCTACAACATGGAGTTCCATTAGAAGAGTTTGTGGATGCATTCACATTTTTCAAATTCGAGCCAAATGGTATCGTGACCGGAAATAAACATATCAAAATGAGTACTTCCGTAATCGATTTTATCTTCAGAGAACTTGCGATCACTTACCTGGGAAGATACGACCTTGGCCAAGTAGCTCCTGAAGATCTAAGAGGAGACGAGATTGGATCCAGAAAATCTTCTGAGTCCATCCAACCTAAGGCACCTGTTCAACCAGTAGCTTCTGCAGTAGTGGAAACTGCTCCTGCTTCCGAGCCGGAAACAATTTCCTACTCTCAGATGATGAGGACAGAGAAGCCTAGCTCAGGAATTGCTCTGATGGAAGAGATCAAAATGGCAAGGATCAAAGGTTATACTGGAGATTCCTGCACAGAATGTGGATCTTTCGAGATGGTAAGAAACGGTTCCTGTTTGAAATGTATGTCCTGCGGGGCAACCACTGGATGTTCTTGA
- a CDS encoding membrane dipeptidase, which translates to MNYRSIRRSVFGFVVCTMFFAGSASVFADPYWGTFKKDSCTSIFPGKRQYSAILYGIPSGQSWETTCANMGATINGQVFTKPSRCKNTGLNMWGEFDLIDDSCEANWSATDDGGGYNWTHKNDGCQTSGTYAGKRKYSSRIWNVVGITWEAACAQLPLTIAGKTYTTPTRCVNTGTTGMWGEWYVADSSCESAPKVYARGAQDSLKKSGTLSGYVDLHTHPMAHLGFGGVIFHGAPYGEPATALADCPSMSNEGHSAGHSRVEAIVQDDIIGALLSTAKHDNRGYASFPYWPANNSYTHQTMYYEWVKRAYEGGLRTMVVLAVNGDYMFGATDNGLPDIIKGIAIATDPIYDLNDMNTLRRQTQAVYDMQTWIDQKSGGAGLGWFRIVKTPAEAQSVIAAGKLAVVLGAEVDYLVDCTTTTCTDTMITQGVQEMYDAGLRYIFPIHLKTNGFGGAGLYNILGSGTKYDCKHYGQDCNVAGLTSYGPKIMKALMKKGMIIDVGHMSARSLDGALTYAEQQAYPGIVTGHTGVYDMANKANRHEANPTGTALKRIIALGGMIGLIPGQGNLDEVGEWRQNSDGSYISHACGGTTQTFAQSYQYLRNLIGDQAYDGRISVGTDFNGFAHMPGPRYGTRACPGGVSTITQPDSAKVGYPFAPDASIRKAATLSALPSLGKYTFGNRTFDFNTEGAAHIGLMPDFFEDLRQQGLKRSDLEPVYRSADFFTTMWQNAVTRGASIQ; encoded by the coding sequence ATGAATTATCGGTCAATACGAAGATCCGTATTCGGCTTCGTAGTATGTACGATGTTTTTCGCAGGAAGCGCATCCGTGTTTGCGGATCCTTATTGGGGAACATTCAAGAAGGATAGCTGCACGTCGATTTTCCCGGGCAAGCGTCAGTATTCTGCCATCCTTTACGGGATCCCTTCGGGACAAAGCTGGGAGACTACATGCGCGAATATGGGAGCAACCATTAACGGCCAAGTATTTACAAAGCCTAGTCGTTGTAAGAACACCGGTTTAAATATGTGGGGAGAATTCGATTTAATCGACGACTCCTGCGAAGCGAACTGGTCCGCAACAGACGACGGTGGAGGTTATAACTGGACTCATAAAAATGACGGTTGCCAGACTTCCGGAACATACGCGGGCAAAAGAAAGTATTCTTCCCGTATTTGGAACGTAGTAGGTATTACCTGGGAAGCTGCTTGCGCTCAATTGCCTCTTACTATCGCGGGTAAAACTTATACAACTCCAACTCGTTGTGTGAATACCGGAACCACAGGTATGTGGGGAGAATGGTATGTTGCAGATTCAAGTTGTGAGTCCGCTCCAAAAGTGTATGCAAGAGGTGCTCAGGATTCTCTCAAAAAATCTGGAACTCTTTCAGGTTATGTGGATCTTCATACTCACCCGATGGCTCATCTAGGCTTTGGAGGAGTGATCTTCCATGGAGCTCCTTATGGAGAACCTGCTACTGCACTCGCGGACTGCCCTAGTATGTCTAACGAAGGCCATTCCGCAGGACACTCCAGAGTAGAAGCAATCGTACAAGACGATATTATCGGAGCTCTACTTTCTACCGCAAAACATGATAATAGAGGATACGCAAGTTTCCCTTATTGGCCGGCAAACAATAGCTACACTCACCAGACAATGTATTATGAGTGGGTCAAACGTGCTTATGAAGGTGGCCTCAGAACTATGGTGGTGCTTGCAGTAAACGGTGACTATATGTTCGGAGCAACGGACAATGGTCTTCCTGATATTATCAAAGGTATCGCAATTGCAACGGATCCAATTTATGATCTAAACGACATGAACACTTTACGTCGCCAAACCCAAGCAGTATATGATATGCAAACTTGGATCGATCAGAAGAGCGGGGGAGCGGGCCTTGGATGGTTCCGTATCGTAAAAACTCCTGCAGAGGCACAAAGTGTGATCGCAGCCGGTAAACTTGCGGTTGTTTTAGGTGCGGAAGTAGACTATTTAGTAGATTGTACTACAACCACTTGTACAGACACCATGATCACCCAAGGTGTTCAGGAAATGTATGACGCAGGTTTACGTTATATCTTCCCGATCCACTTGAAAACAAACGGATTCGGCGGTGCAGGTCTTTACAATATCCTAGGAAGCGGAACCAAGTACGATTGTAAACATTACGGCCAAGATTGTAACGTTGCAGGTTTAACTTCTTACGGACCTAAGATCATGAAAGCCCTTATGAAAAAAGGGATGATCATAGACGTAGGTCATATGTCCGCAAGATCCTTGGATGGAGCACTGACATACGCTGAGCAACAAGCTTATCCAGGTATTGTTACTGGTCACACCGGTGTTTACGATATGGCGAATAAAGCAAATCGTCACGAGGCAAATCCAACCGGAACAGCGCTCAAACGTATCATTGCATTAGGTGGAATGATCGGGCTGATCCCAGGACAAGGAAATTTGGATGAAGTAGGGGAATGGAGACAAAACTCTGATGGATCCTATATTTCTCACGCTTGTGGAGGAACTACTCAGACATTCGCACAATCCTATCAGTATCTTAGAAATCTGATCGGAGACCAAGCTTATGACGGAAGAATTAGTGTCGGAACCGACTTTAACGGATTCGCTCATATGCCTGGACCTCGTTACGGAACCCGCGCATGTCCAGGAGGAGTGTCCACAATCACTCAACCTGATTCAGCTAAAGTAGGATACCCTTTTGCGCCGGATGCATCCATTAGAAAAGCTGCAACTCTTTCAGCACTTCCTTCTCTTGGAAAATATACCTTCGGAAATAGGACATTCGACTTTAATACAGAAGGAGCAGCTCATATAGGGCTTATGCCGGACTTCTTTGAAGATTTGAGACAGCAAGGTTTAAAACGTTCTGATCTGGAACCGGTTTATAGATCCGCTGACTTCTTCACCACTATGTGGCAGAATGCAGTCACAAGAGGTGCGAGCATCCAATAA
- a CDS encoding exodeoxyribonuclease VII small subunit gives MSKKTEISFEQALTELEQIAENLERGQLTLEESIKSYERGMELRTLCQSILAEAEGKIEYLSKSGSGETQKKTASPKSETSSRAATPPSDDDELF, from the coding sequence ATGAGTAAAAAAACGGAAATTAGTTTTGAGCAGGCTTTAACCGAATTGGAGCAGATTGCGGAAAATTTGGAAAGAGGACAATTGACCTTAGAAGAATCCATTAAATCTTACGAAAGAGGAATGGAACTTCGAACTCTTTGCCAATCTATTCTTGCGGAAGCTGAAGGAAAAATAGAATATCTTTCCAAGTCAGGGAGCGGAGAAACACAGAAGAAAACCGCGAGCCCTAAATCGGAAACTTCTTCTAGAGCTGCAACTCCACCTAGCGACGATGATGAGTTATTTTGA
- a CDS encoding membrane dipeptidase: MKTRFLRGPALGVVFLTVFVTSTSVFGDPYWGTFKKDGCTAIFPGKRQYSSILYGIPSGQSWETTCANTGATINGQTFTKPSRCKNTGFNMWGEFDLIDDSCEANWAATDEGGIYNYTHKNDGCQSSGTYAGKRKYSSRIWNVVGISWEEACAKLPLTIAGKTYTTPHRCVNTGGATGMWGEWYVADSSCETAPQAYNRGAQDSLKRTGTLPGYVDLHTHPMANLGFGGVIFHGSPFGPAATALADCPSTSDEGHSAGHSRVEAIVQDDIIGALLGTARHDNRGYAGFPYWPANNSYTHQTMYYEWIKRAYEGGMRAMVVLAVNGDYMFGATDNGLPDIIKGIAIATDPVYDLNDMNTLRRQTQAVYDMQAWIDAQSGGPGQGWFRIVKTPAEAQTVISGGKLAVVLGAEVDYLVDCTGSNCNDSMITQGVQELYDLGLRYVFPIHLKTNGFGGAGLYNILGSGTKYDCKHYGQDCNTAGLTTYGQKVLRELMKKGMIIDVGHMSAKSLDGAITFAEQQSYPGIVTGHTGVYDMANKGNRHEANPTGAALKRISTLGGMIGLITGQGNLEEIGEWRQNSDGSYIAHACGGTSQTFAQSYQYLKTLIGDPAYDGRIAIGTDFNGFAHMPGPRYGTRACPGGTSTIAQPEASKVGYPFSPDASIRLAATLAASPSLGKYSFGNRTFDFNTEGASHIGLMPDFFEDLRQQGLKRSDLEPVYRSADFFTSMWQNAVNRSGSIQ, encoded by the coding sequence ATGAAAACTCGGTTTTTACGAGGTCCTGCGTTAGGCGTCGTATTCCTGACTGTTTTTGTCACGAGTACGTCCGTTTTCGGTGATCCATATTGGGGAACATTTAAGAAGGATGGTTGCACTGCAATTTTTCCGGGGAAACGTCAATATTCCTCGATCCTTTACGGGATTCCATCCGGCCAGAGTTGGGAAACAACCTGTGCGAATACGGGTGCAACCATCAATGGCCAAACATTTACAAAGCCAAGTCGTTGCAAAAATACCGGATTCAATATGTGGGGAGAATTCGATCTGATCGATGATTCTTGCGAGGCGAACTGGGCAGCAACGGACGAAGGCGGGATCTATAACTATACCCATAAGAACGACGGTTGTCAGTCTTCGGGAACTTATGCGGGTAAAAGAAAGTATTCTTCCCGTATTTGGAACGTGGTAGGAATAAGTTGGGAAGAAGCCTGCGCTAAATTACCTCTTACCATAGCAGGTAAAACATATACAACTCCTCATCGTTGTGTAAACACTGGTGGTGCCACAGGAATGTGGGGAGAATGGTATGTTGCAGATTCAAGTTGTGAAACTGCTCCACAAGCTTACAACAGAGGAGCTCAGGATTCTCTGAAGAGAACCGGAACACTTCCAGGTTATGTGGATCTTCATACTCACCCAATGGCAAATTTAGGTTTTGGTGGAGTAATCTTCCATGGTTCTCCATTCGGCCCAGCTGCAACTGCACTCGCAGATTGTCCGAGCACTTCAGACGAAGGACATTCTGCTGGACACTCTAGAGTAGAAGCAATCGTACAAGACGATATTATCGGAGCCTTATTAGGAACAGCCCGTCACGATAATAGAGGATATGCAGGCTTCCCTTATTGGCCTGCGAACAATAGTTACACTCACCAAACCATGTATTATGAATGGATCAAACGCGCTTATGAAGGCGGAATGAGAGCCATGGTAGTACTTGCAGTGAACGGTGACTATATGTTCGGAGCGACGGATAACGGACTTCCTGATATCATCAAAGGTATCGCAATCGCTACCGATCCTGTATACGACCTGAACGATATGAACACCTTACGCCGCCAAACCCAGGCAGTGTATGATATGCAAGCTTGGATCGATGCACAAAGCGGCGGTCCAGGGCAAGGTTGGTTCCGTATCGTAAAAACTCCTGCGGAAGCGCAGACTGTAATTTCCGGCGGTAAACTTGCAGTGGTCTTAGGTGCAGAAGTTGACTATCTGGTAGATTGTACCGGAAGCAACTGTAACGATTCCATGATCACACAAGGTGTACAAGAGTTATATGACTTAGGACTACGTTATGTATTCCCGATTCACTTAAAAACCAATGGATTCGGTGGAGCAGGACTTTACAATATTCTCGGAAGTGGAACCAAATACGATTGTAAACACTACGGACAGGATTGTAACACTGCAGGTCTGACAACTTACGGACAGAAAGTTCTTAGAGAGTTGATGAAAAAAGGAATGATCATCGACGTTGGGCATATGTCCGCAAAATCCTTGGATGGAGCTATCACATTCGCGGAGCAACAGTCTTATCCTGGTATCGTAACAGGTCACACCGGCGTCTATGATATGGCGAATAAAGGAAATCGTCATGAGGCAAACCCGACAGGCGCTGCACTTAAACGTATCAGTACATTAGGTGGAATGATCGGCCTTATTACCGGACAAGGAAATCTGGAAGAGATAGGTGAGTGGAGACAGAATAGCGACGGTTCGTACATCGCACATGCTTGCGGTGGAACTAGCCAAACATTCGCTCAATCCTACCAATATCTCAAAACTCTAATAGGAGATCCTGCTTATGATGGAAGGATTGCTATTGGAACAGATTTTAACGGATTTGCTCATATGCCTGGGCCTCGTTATGGAACCCGTGCTTGTCCTGGAGGAACCTCCACTATTGCACAGCCAGAGGCTTCTAAGGTTGGATATCCTTTCTCTCCGGACGCTTCCATTAGATTAGCGGCAACTCTTGCAGCTTCTCCTTCTCTTGGAAAATACTCCTTCGGGAATAGAACATTCGACTTCAATACGGAAGGTGCCTCCCATATAGGGCTCATGCCTGACTTCTTTGAAGACTTAAGACAACAGGGTCTTAAACGTTCTGATCTGGAGCCGGTCTATAGATCCGCTGACTTCTTCACTTCAATGTGGCAGAACGCGGTAAATAGAAGCGGAAGTATCCAATAA
- a CDS encoding sensor histidine kinase has protein sequence MRALIRFFFGLNYRFALRQYRKAKILSSVNFAPVFTRNAYLEILIVLRYVYLILPIIILPFAFYDIVDAFSDAKDNSFVLFDLVFYAVFLTMNVLLNSGRLHRAGLDRIKLLCRIGVLLLSLTGTCITVVVFPRLPEISLFSGAMFSVAIMFRFPDQTKYFVYTINYAILYCFIYYTGNREPVLLQNPLVTLFLILIFDRVSFLTLANTYLKTQRIIRLNERLREEDTNKSDMISIAVHDLKSPLSGIMSISTILRKNLKSFSDKEKKEILTDIESSSRKILGHIDDLVGIAASGFENIKIDYNILNINSYIRSTIQNFDYQASLKRIQFHTQFEKEDLKIRSDRKAVASILDNLVSNAVKYSPIGGSIFIQSKLVKDKGDFIQIQIRDEGKGFTDEDKKLLFSRFTRLSAKPTGNEPSTGVGLYAVHRLVELLGAKISLESKPGQGATFTLLFAKTKISD, from the coding sequence ATGAGGGCGCTCATTCGATTTTTTTTCGGGCTTAATTATCGTTTTGCTCTCAGGCAGTATAGAAAAGCAAAGATACTTTCCTCCGTAAATTTTGCTCCTGTATTTACTCGAAACGCTTACCTTGAAATTTTAATCGTACTCAGATATGTTTATCTGATCCTGCCTATCATCATTTTGCCTTTTGCATTTTATGATATTGTGGATGCATTTTCGGATGCGAAGGACAATTCATTCGTTCTATTCGATCTGGTATTTTATGCCGTTTTTTTGACGATGAATGTTCTTTTGAATTCTGGTCGTTTGCATAGGGCTGGCCTGGATCGAATCAAATTACTTTGTAGGATCGGGGTCCTTCTTCTTTCCTTAACCGGGACCTGTATCACAGTTGTTGTCTTTCCCAGACTTCCTGAAATTTCGCTCTTCTCAGGCGCAATGTTCAGTGTGGCAATCATGTTTAGATTTCCGGACCAAACTAAGTATTTCGTGTACACCATTAATTACGCAATCTTATACTGTTTTATATATTATACCGGGAATAGAGAACCTGTACTTTTACAAAACCCTTTGGTGACCTTGTTTTTGATCCTAATTTTTGATCGTGTGTCTTTCCTAACTTTGGCGAATACCTATCTGAAAACCCAGAGGATTATCCGTTTGAATGAAAGGTTGCGAGAGGAAGATACGAATAAAAGTGATATGATCAGCATTGCAGTTCATGATCTGAAAAGCCCACTTTCAGGGATCATGAGTATTAGCACAATTTTGCGCAAAAACTTAAAATCATTTTCGGATAAGGAGAAGAAGGAGATCCTTACTGATATAGAAAGTTCTTCTAGAAAAATTTTAGGGCATATCGACGATTTAGTGGGAATTGCTGCTTCCGGTTTTGAAAATATAAAAATAGATTATAATATTTTGAATATCAATTCTTATATAAGATCTACCATCCAAAACTTCGATTACCAGGCATCTTTAAAACGTATTCAATTCCACACTCAATTTGAAAAAGAAGATCTAAAGATTCGTTCTGATAGAAAGGCTGTCGCGAGTATATTAGATAATTTAGTTTCAAACGCCGTAAAATATTCGCCTATAGGCGGTTCCATCTTCATTCAATCTAAATTAGTAAAAGATAAGGGAGACTTCATACAAATACAAATCAGGGACGAGGGAAAAGGATTTACCGACGAGGATAAAAAACTTTTATTCTCCAGGTTCACTCGTCTATCTGCAAAACCTACAGGTAACGAACCTTCTACAGGTGTGGGTCTTTATGCGGTTCATAGATTGGTAGAACTCCTTGGCGCAAAAATCAGTTTGGAGAGTAAGCCCGGACAAGGAGCTACGTTTACACTTCTATTTGCCAAAACCAAAATTTCAGATTGA